A genome region from Hymenobacter tibetensis includes the following:
- a CDS encoding GAF domain-containing protein encodes MSSPSSLLVTVPTDEAPAATINRVLEQVGKYLEADRCFLYVRDPAVGKGRIAFCWRKNDVVPNPIHDWQEDTTDLPQQDPLFRAALATRPSVFVEDVEAATPDVLNREFERKTFGHRALIHAHITDNGQLWGILQPCTFGHPRHWTSKERAAIEAILPRLLPVIQSYIGSIEIPEKTK; translated from the coding sequence ATGAGTTCACCTAGTTCGCTCTTGGTAACGGTGCCCACCGATGAGGCCCCTGCCGCTACCATCAACCGAGTATTGGAGCAAGTCGGGAAGTATTTGGAAGCGGACCGTTGCTTCCTATATGTTCGGGACCCAGCTGTGGGCAAAGGGCGTATTGCGTTCTGTTGGCGCAAGAACGACGTAGTACCCAACCCCATCCATGACTGGCAGGAAGATACCACCGACTTGCCCCAACAAGACCCTCTATTTCGGGCTGCTCTCGCTACCCGGCCATCTGTGTTTGTGGAAGACGTGGAAGCTGCTACGCCCGACGTGCTCAACCGAGAATTCGAGCGCAAAACGTTTGGACACCGGGCTCTAATTCATGCCCACATCACCGACAATGGGCAACTATGGGGTATCCTTCAGCCCTGTACTTTCGGGCATCCCCGCCACTGGACCAGCAAAGAGCGAGCAGCAATAGAGGCCATTTTGCCGCGTTTGCTACCTGTCATTCAGTCCTACATAGGCAGCATAGAAATCCCCGAAAAAACAAAATAG